From one Danio rerio strain Tuebingen ecotype United States chromosome 19, GRCz12tu, whole genome shotgun sequence genomic stretch:
- the irgf1 gene encoding immunity-related GTPase family, f1, with protein sequence MATFEDYCVITQEDLDDIKDSISTQDLPSAVNTIKEYLKQQDLVELNIGVTGESGSGKSTFVNAFRGLGDEDEGSAETGPVETTMEPEVYIHPKYHNVKVWDLPGIGTPNFKADEYLELVEFERYDFFIIIASDRFRECHTQLAKEIMRMGKKFYFVRSKIDASITAEKKKKNFDQKKTLDSIRKDCINGLRKIGIEDPIVFLISGWELSKYDLNLLQDRMEKELPQHKRRVLMLALPNITLEINEKKKKALEENIRKVAFLSACVALFPLPGLSISADIAIIAEELRKYYSAFGLDDPSLQKLCERSGKTVEELKSLMKSPLHHGINPSSILTLLGAASVLISEDAVELLVSFIPIIGSVVAGGLSYLTVSGMLKKALNEIAEDARNVLMASLETEV encoded by the exons ATGGCTACATTTGAAGACTATTGTGTAATAACCCAGGAGGACCTGGATGATATTAAAGATTCAATATCTACACAGGATCTCCCATCAGCTGTAAACACTATAAAAGAGTATCTCAAACAGCAAGATCTCGTTGAACTTAACATTGGTGTGACTGGAGAGTCTGGTTCTGGAAAGTCCACATTTGTCAATGCATTCAGGGGTTTAGGAGATGAAGATGAGGGCTCTGCTGAAACTGGCCCTGTAGAAACCACTATGGAGCCTGAAGTTTATATTCACCCGAAATACCACAATGTGAAAGTGTGGGACCTTCCTGGCATTGGAACACCAAATTTTAAAGCCGATGAGTATCTCGAGTTGGTTGAGTTTGAGCGCTATGATTTTTTCATTATCATCGCTTCAGATAGATTTAGAGAATGCCACACTCAGCTGGCCAAAGAGATCATGAGGATGGGGAAGAAGTTTTACTTTGTTCGCTCCAAGATTGATGCAAGCATTACAgctgagaagaagaagaagaactttGACCAGAAAAAGACACTGGATTCCATCCGCAAGGACTGTATAAATg GTCTGAGAAAGATCGGTATAGAAGATCCCATTGTATTCCTGATCTCAGGCTGGGAGCTCAGCAAGTATGATTTAAATCTGCTGCAGGATAGAATGGAGAAAGAGCTTCCACAGCATAAGAGACGTGTACTGATGTTGGCTTTGCCAAATATCACACTGGAGATTaatgagaagaagaagaaagctCTTGAGGAAAACATCAGAAAAGTTGCCTTTCTGTCTGCTTGTGTTGCTCTTTTCCCCCTTCCTGGTCTTTCCATCAGTGCAGATATAGCCATCATAGCAGAAGAGCTGAGAAAGTACTACAGTGCATTTGGTCTGGATGATCCATCCCTGCAGAAACTCTGTGAACGATCAGGGAAAACCGTAGAGGAACTGAAGAGTCTGATGAAGTCTCCTCTGCATCACGGGATCAACCCAAGTTCAATATTAACCTTGCTGGGCGCTGCCTCTGTTCTTATATCAGAAGATGCTGTTGAGTTACTTGTGAGCTTCATACCCATTATTGGCTCTGTGGTGGCAGGAGGACTTTCTTATTTGACCGTCTCAGGAATGCTGAAGAAAGCTCTGAATGAAATAGCAGAAGATGCTAGGAATGTTTTAATGGCTTCACTAGAGACTGAAGTATAA